A single Clavibacter nebraskensis NCPPB 2581 DNA region contains:
- a CDS encoding DUF1932 domain-containing protein: MKSLAAVVVEAVTAGRAAGCEDWVRDQIAGQLSGDVAAKIERYESGSRKHAVRRGHEMESVVEHLGALGVPSEMSEASVRFLGRLAEEERAAEQPRRA, from the coding sequence ATGAAGAGCCTCGCGGCCGTCGTGGTCGAGGCGGTCACCGCGGGGCGCGCGGCCGGATGCGAGGACTGGGTGCGCGACCAGATCGCGGGCCAGCTCTCCGGCGACGTGGCGGCGAAGATCGAGCGGTACGAGTCGGGCAGCCGCAAGCACGCGGTGCGGCGCGGGCACGAGATGGAGTCGGTGGTGGAGCACCTGGGTGCGCTCGGGGTGCCGTCGGAGATGTCGGAGGCGTCCGTGCGGTTCCTCGGGCGGCTCGCCGAGGAGGAGCGGGCGGCGGAGCAGCCGCGCCGGGCCTAG